A window of the Isosphaera pallida ATCC 43644 genome harbors these coding sequences:
- a CDS encoding NAD-dependent epimerase/dehydratase family protein — protein MNDSPGMEDVRRLTLFVTGGTGLVGSHVVESAVSKNHHVKALVRQGSDTRLLERWGVELIRGDLEDAEALREGCRGADVVVNAAAKVGDWGPLDEFRRLNVHALKFLLDAAVEEKVKRFVHVSSLGVYEGRDHFGTDETVPPAIHALDGYTRSKIEAEDLVMSYVKEKGLAATVVRPGFIYGERDRTVIPKLLKALRDGKFWYLGSGEQALNCVYVKNLVHAIERAAEVPEAVGEIFNITDGQPVSKKRFVTKVAELAGITPPRRKLPRRLAYLAAVLLERRAKRLGLTDPPLINKARYKFLGLHLDFSIAKAQRILDYRPPYDFDTAMTATMNDLAPKPVSENGAQSQTQVTANPAVPAATAP, from the coding sequence ATGAATGATTCACCCGGAATGGAAGACGTGAGACGTTTGACTCTGTTTGTGACCGGCGGCACCGGATTGGTGGGCAGTCATGTGGTAGAGTCGGCGGTCTCGAAAAACCATCATGTCAAAGCGCTAGTGCGTCAGGGTTCCGACACCCGCTTGCTGGAGCGTTGGGGGGTCGAGTTGATCCGAGGCGACCTAGAGGACGCCGAGGCGTTGCGTGAGGGTTGCCGAGGGGCCGACGTGGTGGTCAACGCCGCCGCCAAGGTGGGCGACTGGGGACCTCTCGACGAATTCCGCCGCTTGAATGTCCATGCGCTCAAGTTTCTATTGGACGCAGCGGTGGAGGAAAAGGTCAAGCGGTTCGTGCACGTCAGTTCGCTGGGGGTTTACGAGGGCCGCGACCACTTCGGCACCGACGAAACCGTGCCCCCAGCGATCCACGCGCTGGATGGCTACACCCGTTCCAAAATCGAGGCCGAAGACCTGGTCATGTCCTACGTCAAGGAGAAAGGACTGGCCGCCACGGTGGTCCGGCCTGGCTTCATTTATGGCGAGCGTGACCGCACGGTGATCCCCAAGCTGCTCAAAGCGCTCCGAGACGGCAAATTCTGGTACCTCGGCTCGGGTGAGCAAGCGCTCAACTGCGTGTACGTCAAGAATCTGGTCCACGCGATCGAGCGGGCTGCTGAGGTTCCCGAAGCGGTGGGCGAGATCTTCAACATCACTGACGGCCAGCCGGTTTCCAAAAAGCGGTTCGTCACTAAGGTGGCGGAACTAGCGGGGATCACACCTCCTAGGCGCAAGTTGCCCCGTCGTTTGGCCTATCTGGCCGCCGTGCTGCTGGAACGTCGCGCCAAGCGGTTGGGTCTGACCGATCCGCCCCTCATTAACAAAGCCCGCTACAAGTTTCTGGGCCTTCATCTCGACTTCTCAATCGCCAAAGCCCAACGCATTCTCGACTATCGACCCCCTTATGATTTCGACACCGCCATGACCGCGACCATGAACGACCTGGCTCCCAAGCCTGTCTCGGAGAACGGCGCTCAAAGTCAAACCCAAGTCACGGCGAACCCCGCCGTGCCGGCCGCGACCGCCCCGTGA
- the yidC gene encoding membrane protein insertase YidC: protein MNDQLKRFLIFLPLAMAILVFSPLVMERLGLVPPPPPPADPALAANDDAPEEKPVAKDGQEGSMPAPPAGQPPQAEPVPPPSAADVKIWPSDELVLGSSDPDNQAGFFLKLVIDQRGGGVVRAESALYESEHDFKGGSTGPLVLIERLEDHPAPLGLDLVRFKGASGAISAGDPSLRLSNVTWEVLPDAQGRAVTPLEDGGQELRLQTQVGQPPVTVVKTYRLRPRTDGFEHELKFVSPEDREIAYRLLVPYGLPVEGAWYTMTFRDFFHAGENQGQVEIATLTASDVSWYYGKGKDYQETYQTYPLRFTGIENRYFAVFLAPQQPNLTQADRYDQETVPLELRANPANRALSDIAAEVVSRPISLTANQPVVHTYKVFAGPKDRDRLLAFGVPGADELAAFRAGFSIPLAGSMSKYVISPLLRITYGLTESVSRLFGGTQGNYGVAIILMTCFIRLCLFPLSRKQAVMAKKMQDLQPLIKEIQDKIAKGRNLMDLSQEEKLQLQQETWALYGRHKVNPISAGCLPALIQLPVMVGLWQALNQSVDLRNATFLYIDNLAAPDMLARFPFGWDLPFLGPYFNLLPILAVGLTLVQMKLFSPPPANPEAEMQQKIFKYMMVFFMFMFYKLPSGLGVYFITSSLWQVGERLLVNWLAKRNPVDVYEVERQARENPKLKPKGLLARLAEAAERERTIRNADPNGGPDRDSAAGILAAIKGESRPTGEAAKPSKTGSRPATPRRSSPKRNRKK from the coding sequence ATGAACGATCAGCTCAAGCGTTTTTTGATCTTCCTGCCGTTGGCGATGGCGATTTTGGTGTTCTCGCCCCTCGTCATGGAGCGTTTGGGATTGGTGCCGCCGCCACCTCCTCCGGCTGATCCCGCGCTTGCCGCCAACGACGACGCCCCAGAGGAAAAGCCCGTCGCCAAGGACGGTCAGGAGGGCTCTATGCCCGCCCCGCCTGCGGGACAACCCCCCCAGGCCGAACCCGTCCCACCACCCTCCGCGGCGGATGTCAAAATCTGGCCCTCCGATGAACTAGTCCTAGGGTCGTCAGACCCCGATAACCAGGCCGGCTTCTTCCTCAAGCTCGTGATTGATCAACGCGGCGGCGGCGTCGTTCGGGCGGAAAGTGCGCTCTACGAGTCCGAACACGACTTCAAAGGCGGCTCCACCGGACCGCTTGTCTTGATCGAGCGTTTGGAGGATCACCCCGCCCCCCTCGGCCTGGACCTGGTGCGGTTCAAAGGAGCCTCGGGCGCGATCTCAGCGGGCGACCCCAGCCTGCGACTTAGCAACGTCACCTGGGAAGTGTTACCGGACGCCCAAGGCCGGGCCGTGACACCGCTCGAAGATGGCGGCCAGGAACTACGACTCCAAACCCAGGTCGGTCAGCCGCCGGTCACGGTCGTCAAAACCTATCGTCTGCGTCCCCGAACCGACGGGTTCGAGCATGAACTCAAGTTCGTCTCCCCCGAGGACCGGGAGATTGCCTACCGGCTGCTCGTCCCCTACGGCCTGCCGGTCGAAGGGGCCTGGTACACCATGACCTTCCGTGACTTCTTCCACGCCGGGGAAAACCAGGGCCAGGTCGAAATCGCCACCCTCACCGCTTCGGACGTGAGTTGGTATTACGGCAAGGGCAAGGATTACCAGGAAACCTATCAGACCTATCCCCTCCGGTTCACCGGGATCGAGAACCGCTACTTCGCCGTGTTCCTCGCCCCCCAACAACCCAACCTAACCCAGGCGGACCGCTATGACCAGGAGACCGTGCCGCTCGAACTGCGCGCCAACCCGGCCAACCGCGCGTTGTCGGACATCGCCGCCGAAGTCGTCTCCCGGCCCATCAGCCTGACCGCCAACCAACCCGTGGTTCACACCTACAAAGTGTTCGCCGGTCCCAAAGACCGCGATCGCCTCCTCGCCTTCGGCGTCCCCGGGGCCGATGAACTCGCCGCCTTCCGCGCTGGGTTTTCAATCCCCCTAGCCGGATCAATGTCCAAATACGTCATCTCCCCGCTGTTGCGCATCACCTACGGCCTCACTGAATCGGTCTCCCGGCTCTTTGGCGGCACCCAAGGCAACTACGGCGTGGCGATCATCCTCATGACCTGCTTCATCCGCCTCTGCCTGTTCCCACTGAGCCGCAAACAGGCGGTCATGGCGAAAAAGATGCAGGATTTGCAGCCGTTGATCAAAGAGATTCAGGACAAGATCGCCAAGGGCCGCAACCTGATGGATCTCAGTCAGGAGGAAAAGCTCCAACTCCAGCAGGAAACCTGGGCGCTGTACGGCCGCCACAAGGTCAACCCCATCTCCGCGGGCTGTCTGCCGGCCTTGATCCAGCTGCCAGTCATGGTCGGTCTTTGGCAAGCCCTCAACCAATCGGTGGACCTACGCAACGCCACCTTCCTCTACATCGACAACCTGGCCGCCCCCGACATGCTGGCCCGCTTCCCCTTCGGCTGGGATCTTCCCTTCCTGGGCCCCTACTTCAACCTGCTGCCAATCCTGGCCGTCGGTCTGACCCTAGTGCAAATGAAACTCTTCTCGCCGCCCCCGGCTAACCCCGAGGCCGAAATGCAGCAGAAGATTTTCAAATACATGATGGTTTTCTTTATGTTCATGTTCTATAAATTACCGTCAGGTTTGGGAGTGTACTTCATCACCAGTTCGCTTTGGCAGGTGGGTGAGCGTTTGTTGGTCAACTGGCTGGCCAAGCGTAACCCGGTTGACGTTTACGAGGTGGAGCGGCAGGCGCGGGAGAATCCTAAGCTCAAGCCCAAGGGCCTGCTAGCGCGTTTGGCCGAGGCCGCCGAGCGTGAGCGGACCATCCGCAACGCTGACCCCAATGGTGGTCCCGACCGCGACTCGGCCGCGGGAATCCTGGCCGCGATCAAGGGCGAATCTCGACCGACCGGCGAGGCGGCCAAGCCGTCCAAGACCGGCTCGCGTCCAGCCACCCCTCGTCGTTCCTCCCCAAAGCGAAACCGCAAGAAGTAA
- the tsaB gene encoding tRNA (adenosine(37)-N6)-threonylcarbamoyltransferase complex dimerization subunit type 1 TsaB, producing MTTRGPISRSDAPDPWRVVVFETARRGGGVVLAEWADPDDPHASASRLAGQMLDPEGRHGRELIPALGRLMADWGWTPRDLRAVAVGRGPGSFTGLRVGLAAAKTLAFTFNLPLIGFDSLDPLVPLDHDALRPGDHVSVALDALRGEAFVAEFVMSRQGQPIRCRDSALVSWSSWLAQRPPDSHLISPDLERLLKLALPPDHLNLRVHPASLGLPDATRLAWVARRAWLAGSRLDPDFSEPVYLRPSAAEERHPGGLAHLNVGSHRLELSPTTHKDRA from the coding sequence GTGACCACACGCGGCCCAATTTCCCGATCGGACGCCCCTGACCCTTGGCGTGTCGTGGTGTTCGAGACGGCTCGGCGGGGAGGGGGGGTTGTGCTGGCGGAATGGGCTGACCCTGACGACCCGCATGCCTCCGCTTCGAGGCTCGCCGGGCAAATGCTCGACCCCGAAGGCCGTCATGGTCGGGAATTAATCCCCGCCCTAGGTCGGCTTATGGCCGACTGGGGCTGGACCCCGCGCGACCTGAGAGCCGTCGCAGTTGGCCGCGGTCCCGGCTCGTTCACCGGACTGCGGGTCGGCCTGGCCGCCGCCAAAACCCTCGCCTTCACGTTCAACCTCCCCTTGATCGGTTTCGACAGCCTCGATCCCCTCGTCCCGCTCGATCATGACGCCTTGCGTCCCGGTGACCATGTGTCCGTCGCCTTGGACGCGCTGAGGGGTGAAGCGTTCGTCGCGGAGTTCGTCATGTCCCGCCAGGGTCAACCGATCCGTTGCCGCGATTCCGCCTTGGTCTCCTGGTCCTCCTGGTTAGCCCAGCGCCCGCCGGACTCCCACCTGATCTCGCCTGACCTGGAACGCCTCCTCAAGCTGGCACTGCCCCCCGACCACCTCAACCTCCGGGTTCACCCCGCCTCCCTGGGACTCCCCGACGCCACTCGGCTGGCCTGGGTTGCCCGCCGCGCCTGGCTGGCCGGCTCGCGGCTTGATCCCGACTTCTCCGAACCGGTCTACCTCCGCCCTAGCGCCGCGGAGGAACGTCATCCCGGCGGGCTGGCCCATCTGAACGTTGGGTCTCACCGCCTCGAACTCTCACCGACCACGCACAAGGACCGGGCATGA
- a CDS encoding type 1 glutamine amidotransferase domain-containing protein — protein sequence MSLDLKGKRVAILVEKFYEDLELWYPYYRLREAGCLVKLVGPKVGETYASKHGYPCKPDTSMSEVTADDFDGIIIPGGYSPDHMRRHPAMIDLVTTAAVKGKILAAICHGPWMLCSAKCLKGRKVTGFYAIKDDVVNAGGVWEDAACVVDGNLVTSRTPADLPDFMIGFMRALAGS from the coding sequence ATGTCTCTCGACCTCAAAGGCAAACGGGTGGCCATCCTTGTGGAAAAGTTCTACGAGGATCTTGAACTGTGGTATCCCTACTATCGTCTGCGGGAGGCGGGCTGTCTGGTCAAGCTCGTCGGTCCCAAGGTGGGCGAGACCTACGCCTCTAAGCACGGCTATCCCTGCAAGCCGGACACCTCCATGAGCGAGGTCACGGCCGACGACTTCGATGGGATCATCATTCCTGGCGGCTACTCGCCCGACCACATGCGTCGCCATCCCGCGATGATCGACCTGGTGACCACCGCCGCGGTGAAGGGCAAAATCCTCGCGGCGATTTGTCACGGCCCTTGGATGCTCTGCTCGGCCAAGTGTCTGAAGGGCCGCAAAGTAACCGGGTTCTACGCCATCAAGGATGACGTGGTCAACGCCGGCGGGGTCTGGGAAGATGCCGCTTGCGTGGTGGACGGCAACCTCGTTACCAGCCGCACCCCCGCTGACCTGCCCGACTTCATGATCGGCTTCATGCGGGCGCTGGCGGGCAGTTGA
- a CDS encoding 3-keto-disaccharide hydrolase yields MTRVFSLSCPCCVLGLTLFLAGFCSWQAVQARSMPPAAHDEAGFIPLFDGETLNGWIGSVDGYTVEDGAIVCIPNKGGNLYTAKEYSDFVLRLEFKLTPGANNGIGLRAPLEGDAAYVGLECQILDDTAPQYAGRLKNYQYHGSIYGILPAKTGHLKPVGEWNTQEIRLEGRNVKVTLNGVVIVEGNLDDASTPKTIDGRDHPGLARTSGHIGFLGHGSKVWFRNIRIKPL; encoded by the coding sequence ATGACTCGAGTTTTTTCCCTTTCCTGCCCTTGTTGCGTCCTGGGTTTGACTCTGTTCCTGGCCGGCTTCTGTTCTTGGCAGGCGGTTCAAGCCCGCTCCATGCCACCCGCTGCGCACGACGAAGCAGGGTTCATTCCTCTGTTCGACGGCGAAACCCTAAATGGGTGGATCGGTTCGGTCGATGGCTATACTGTCGAGGACGGTGCCATTGTCTGCATCCCCAACAAAGGCGGCAACCTCTACACCGCTAAGGAGTACAGTGACTTCGTGCTGCGTCTGGAGTTTAAGCTGACCCCGGGGGCCAACAACGGGATTGGACTCCGCGCGCCGCTTGAAGGAGACGCTGCCTATGTCGGGTTGGAGTGTCAAATCCTCGATGACACCGCCCCACAATACGCCGGTCGCCTCAAGAATTACCAATATCACGGGTCGATTTATGGAATCCTGCCTGCCAAAACCGGCCACCTCAAACCGGTGGGCGAATGGAACACCCAGGAAATTCGTCTCGAAGGCCGCAACGTTAAGGTGACGCTCAATGGTGTGGTGATTGTCGAAGGAAATCTAGACGACGCCTCCACCCCCAAGACCATCGACGGCCGCGACCATCCTGGCCTAGCTCGGACCTCCGGCCACATCGGTTTTCTGGGACACGGCTCCAAGGTTTGGTTCCGCAACATCCGCATCAAGCCGTTGTGA
- a CDS encoding metallophosphoesterase family protein, translating into MRRALISDIHGNLEALETVLADIREQGINEVYCLGDIIGYGPNPRECIDLVMEHCKVSLLGNHDQGAMYDPEGFHAGAEKAIFWTRAQLESPGDRDNNNRRWDFLNELPRTYRHDQFLFVHGSPRNPLSEYIFPEDIYNPRKMEKLFQLVERYCFQGHTHVPGVFTESQQFFAPDEIDYEYTLGEPKLLINVGSVGQPRDGDPRACYVILEDGRPDLPPDARDTDTLQFEPVGPQKIIYRRIPYDYETTIQKIHAIPELDRFLGDRLRLGR; encoded by the coding sequence GTGCGGCGCGCGCTCATCAGTGATATTCACGGTAACCTGGAAGCCCTCGAAACCGTCCTCGCCGACATCCGCGAGCAGGGGATCAACGAGGTCTATTGCCTAGGCGACATCATTGGCTACGGTCCCAACCCCAGGGAATGTATCGACCTGGTCATGGAACACTGCAAGGTCTCCTTGCTGGGTAACCATGACCAAGGCGCGATGTACGATCCCGAAGGATTCCACGCCGGCGCTGAAAAAGCGATCTTCTGGACCCGCGCTCAACTCGAGAGCCCGGGAGACCGCGACAACAACAACCGCCGCTGGGACTTCCTCAACGAACTGCCGCGCACCTACCGCCACGACCAGTTCCTGTTCGTCCACGGCTCGCCCCGCAACCCGCTCAGCGAATACATCTTCCCCGAGGACATCTACAACCCCCGGAAGATGGAGAAACTCTTTCAGCTGGTCGAGCGGTACTGCTTCCAAGGCCACACCCACGTTCCCGGCGTTTTTACCGAATCCCAACAATTCTTCGCGCCCGACGAGATCGACTACGAATACACTTTGGGCGAGCCGAAACTGCTGATCAACGTCGGCAGCGTCGGCCAGCCCCGTGACGGCGATCCTAGGGCCTGCTACGTCATCCTCGAGGACGGACGCCCCGACCTGCCCCCCGACGCCCGTGACACCGACACCCTCCAGTTCGAACCGGTCGGGCCTCAGAAAATCATCTACCGCCGCATTCCCTACGACTACGAAACCACCATTCAGAAGATCCACGCTATTCCCGAACTCGACCGCTTCCTGGGTGACAGACTACGCCTCGGTCGCTAA